CATTTTTCTCACTAGAATAAGTACCCTTACCAGACAAAACTACTAGCGCCTTATACTTATCATTAACACGATCATAGCCAAATCCATGATATGAGATCCACCTATGTTTAAGAAAAGAATCAAGTGCTGGAGATTTTTCGGATTCTAAACTAATAGAAGGGTTCCACAATTTAACATAATCTTCAAATATATCAAACAGACACAACAACCCATTGCATGAACCAAAAATAGCGAACCTGTATCCTATGCTGAATTCAACAGGTTTAGTATATTCTGGTGGATTTTCGAGCAATTTTTTAACAGGAAAAGATACGAGTTTTTTTGAACTACAACTACCAGTAATATAAGAAGAGAAAAATCGTTGAACAGTTATGGTTGGATTCATGGTTATGCTTTGAAGGTGAGATTTTGCGAATTTGGGGTTGGAAATTAGGGTGTTCCATGATTTACTCACGCACTTCAGTTGTAGAAGGATTCTCACTGGAAGCAGCAAGAGGATTTGAAAGATGAGTTCGTCCGGCAAGAACGGTAATGGTTTCCGGTGATTCTCGGCGGTGTCGTTTTGGTGTTTTCCGATCATAACCTTGTCAGACATTTTTGTACGGGGTTGAAAAGTTTGTTTTGGTGATCTTAACTATTTGGGGACTTCTTAACTAAGATACAGTTTGCTGCTCCTCCTGTGCTACAATGAGCTCAGTAAAGTCTGCTATTTAGtacaagaaagagaagaattaTAAAGTATGGACTTAGAAATATAATtggaccaaaaataaataaataaataaaagaaatactATAATTGGAGGGATGCTAAATTTTAGGAAAACAAAACCCACCGAAATGCAAGAAACAATGTAAAACAATGTAAAACGGtgatcatatataatattttgaaaaataaactgTTTATCAAAA
This genomic interval from Trifolium pratense cultivar HEN17-A07 linkage group LG6, ARS_RC_1.1, whole genome shotgun sequence contains the following:
- the LOC123892058 gene encoding F-box/kelch-repeat protein At3g23880-like, giving the protein MSDKVMIGKHQNDTAENHRKPLPFLPDELIFQILLLLPVRILLQLKCVSKSWNTLISNPKFAKSHLQSITMNPTITVQRFFSSYITGSCSSKKLVSFPVKKLLENPPEYTKPVEFSIGYRFAIFGSCNGLLCLFDIFEDYVKLWNPSISLESEKSPALDSFLKHRWISYHGFGYDRVNDKYKALVVLSGKGTYSSEKNVTKIYTFGGNSWKTIQNFPCTGFGNAYVQACNGKFVSGNLNWIIKKDVSFKTVIVSFDLEKETYNEVLLPEHMLVSVCLPRLGVLSNCLCVCFNFKTHLDFWLMKKYGVVESWTRLMRIPCAQIRRCVYPFDNVEPLFIFENGIILLGADTEFLLYNLNNGNLDCPLICYSTVFSGHIYHESLVSPQL